In Palleronia sp. LCG004, a single window of DNA contains:
- a CDS encoding DUF3072 domain-containing protein, with protein MTDDATETPKTDAPGNADKPVDDWVTGDEEMTGAQSSYLKTLCEEAGEEFDPAMTKGEASKRIDALQEKTGRG; from the coding sequence ATGACCGATGACGCGACAGAGACCCCGAAGACGGACGCCCCCGGAAACGCCGACAAGCCGGTCGACGACTGGGTAACGGGCGACGAGGAGATGACGGGGGCGCAATCCTCGTATCTCAAGACGCTTTGCGAGGAGGCGGGCGAGGAATTCGACCCCGCGATGACCAAGGGAGAGGCGTCGAAGAGGATCGACGCGCTGCAGGAGAAGACCGGACGCGGCTGA
- a CDS encoding DUF3072 domain-containing protein, giving the protein MADRDDKGTKHDPMDVASFPVAGAVETGENPHGNEPMTDKQAAELRELCEKHDEPMDGNLTQDQADARIEALKSM; this is encoded by the coding sequence ATGGCCGACAGAGACGACAAGGGAACCAAGCACGACCCGATGGACGTGGCGTCCTTTCCGGTCGCGGGTGCGGTCGAGACGGGCGAGAATCCGCACGGCAACGAGCCCATGACCGACAAGCAGGCCGCCGAGTTGCGCGAGCTGTGCGAGAAGCACGACGAGCCGATGGACGGCAATCTGACGCAGGACCAGGCGGATGCCCGGATCGAGGCGTTGAAGAGCATGTGA
- a CDS encoding cytidine deaminase — protein MEDPLIDAARQVRENAHAPYSRFKVGAAIDSVEGRRHLGCNVENVAYPEGTCAEAGAIAAMIAAGDRRIASIAVIADSPDPVPPCGGCRQKIAEFADGDAPVTLATTGGKVLRTSVAELLPGAFTVGHMDRA, from the coding sequence ATGGAAGACCCTCTCATCGATGCCGCGCGCCAGGTGCGCGAGAATGCCCACGCGCCCTATTCGCGCTTCAAGGTCGGGGCCGCGATCGACAGTGTCGAGGGGCGCCGCCACCTCGGCTGCAACGTCGAGAACGTCGCCTATCCCGAAGGCACCTGTGCCGAGGCTGGGGCCATCGCCGCGATGATCGCCGCGGGCGACCGGCGCATCGCCTCCATCGCGGTGATCGCCGACAGCCCCGATCCGGTCCCGCCCTGCGGCGGCTGCCGGCAGAAGATCGCGGAATTCGCCGATGGCGACGCGCCCGTCACGCTCGCCACCACCGGCGGCAAGGTCCTCAGGACCAGCGTGGCCGAGCTTCTGCCCGGTGCCTTCACCGTCGGACACATGGACCGCGCGTGA
- a CDS encoding thymidine phosphorylase: MNVRALLATLRRGEVPDPAALAEFAGGLADGRVTDAQAGAFAMAVCTGPGLGEGGRVTLTRAMADSGTRLNWDVQGPVIDKHSTGGVGDPVSLILAPALAACGGHVPMISGRGLGHTGGTLDKLEAIPGFRIDLSRDEIAARLADCGAAIVAATGQIAPADKRLYAVRDVTSTVDQIDLITASILSKKLAAGLDALILDVKCGSGAFMRSRAEARALAQVLTATGCGAGLPTAALVTDMDQPLAPAIGNAVEVAAVMRVLDGTHRDSRLQRVTAALGGALLHMAGLAPDADDGAARIDAAIEDGRALGIFAAMVAGQGGPRDFDTRWAEYLGTAPVRRDVSARDGGMLSAIDGTALGQAVVALGGGRLREDAAIDHSVGLDAIVPLGARLAPGDPICRIHAADDTAAERAEAAIRAAVTLSDGPPPDAPLILERLT, from the coding sequence GTGAACGTCCGCGCGCTGCTTGCCACCCTGCGTCGCGGCGAGGTGCCCGACCCGGCGGCGCTCGCCGAATTCGCGGGCGGGCTCGCCGATGGCCGCGTCACCGACGCGCAGGCCGGCGCCTTCGCGATGGCCGTCTGCACCGGGCCGGGCCTGGGCGAGGGGGGGCGCGTCACATTGACCCGCGCCATGGCCGACAGCGGCACGCGCCTGAACTGGGACGTGCAGGGCCCCGTCATCGACAAGCATTCCACGGGCGGCGTCGGCGATCCCGTCTCGCTGATCCTCGCCCCCGCGCTCGCGGCCTGCGGCGGTCATGTCCCGATGATCTCGGGGCGCGGACTCGGCCATACCGGCGGGACGCTCGACAAGCTCGAGGCGATCCCCGGCTTCCGCATCGACCTCTCGCGTGACGAGATCGCCGCCCGCCTCGCCGATTGCGGTGCCGCGATCGTCGCCGCCACGGGCCAGATCGCGCCCGCCGACAAGCGTCTCTATGCCGTGCGCGACGTGACCTCGACCGTCGACCAGATCGACCTCATCACCGCGTCGATCCTGTCGAAGAAGCTCGCCGCCGGGCTCGATGCGCTGATCCTCGACGTCAAATGCGGCTCTGGGGCCTTCATGCGGTCGCGGGCCGAGGCCCGCGCGCTGGCGCAGGTCCTGACCGCGACCGGATGCGGCGCGGGCCTGCCGACCGCCGCGCTCGTCACCGACATGGACCAGCCGCTCGCCCCCGCGATCGGCAACGCGGTCGAGGTCGCGGCGGTGATGCGCGTGCTCGACGGCACCCATCGCGACAGCCGCCTGCAACGCGTCACGGCGGCGCTGGGCGGCGCGTTGCTCCATATGGCGGGCCTTGCTCCCGACGCCGATGACGGTGCCGCGCGGATCGACGCGGCCATCGAGGACGGCCGCGCGCTCGGGATCTTCGCCGCCATGGTCGCGGGGCAGGGCGGGCCGCGCGACTTCGACACGCGCTGGGCCGAATATCTGGGCACCGCCCCGGTCCGCCGCGACGTGTCCGCCCGCGACGGCGGCATGCTTTCGGCCATCGACGGCACCGCGCTGGGGCAGGCGGTCGTGGCCTTGGGCGGCGGTCGGTTGCGCGAGGATGCGGCGATCGACCATTCGGTCGGCCTCGACGCCATCGTGCCGCTCGGCGCGCGCCTCGCCCCCGGCGATCCGATCTGCCGGATCCACGCGGCCGACGACACCGCCGCCGAACGGGCCGAGGCCGCGATCCGCGCGGCCGTCACGCTGTCCGACGGCCCGCCCCCTGATGCGCCCCTCATCCTGGAACGTCTGACATGA
- a CDS encoding phosphopentomutase encodes MTGRAFLVVLDSVGIGGAPDADSFGDEGANTVGHIAEALVGTDRPLTLPNLDALGLGAALTLASGLRAPGLGAEPQGLWGGATEISPGKDTPSGHWELAGLPVPWDWTFFPPEDPAFPPDLVARVCALAGTDGILGNRHASGTNIIEEEGAEHLRTGWPICYTSTDSVFQIAAHEEVFGLDRLLALCEGLAPDLHAQKVGRVIARPFLGDEASGFSRTSNRRDYAIAPPAPTLCDWAHDAGREVHSVGKIADIFSMRGIDTRAKGTDAELLDHLHARMDDAAPGSFTFANFVEFDSLYGHRRDADGYARHLEWFDAGLPGLIDRLGPSDILVITADHGNDPTWRGTDHTRECVPVLVAGRGAGRIGPCAFVDVAASIAAHLGLPETGPGRSFL; translated from the coding sequence ATGACCGGCCGCGCCTTTCTCGTCGTCCTCGATTCCGTCGGTATCGGCGGCGCGCCCGATGCCGACAGCTTCGGCGACGAGGGCGCGAATACCGTCGGCCACATCGCCGAGGCGCTGGTCGGCACCGACCGCCCCCTGACGCTTCCCAATCTCGACGCGCTGGGCCTCGGCGCGGCGCTGACGCTGGCCTCAGGTCTGCGCGCGCCGGGGCTCGGGGCCGAGCCGCAGGGCCTCTGGGGGGGCGCGACCGAAATCTCTCCGGGCAAGGATACCCCGTCGGGTCACTGGGAACTCGCCGGACTGCCCGTGCCGTGGGACTGGACCTTCTTCCCGCCCGAGGATCCCGCCTTCCCGCCCGATCTGGTCGCGCGGGTCTGCGCGCTCGCCGGGACCGACGGCATCCTCGGCAACCGCCACGCCTCGGGCACCAACATCATCGAGGAGGAGGGGGCCGAGCATCTCCGCACCGGCTGGCCCATCTGCTACACCTCGACCGACAGCGTCTTCCAGATCGCCGCGCATGAGGAGGTCTTCGGCCTCGACCGACTGCTCGCGCTCTGCGAGGGGCTCGCGCCCGACCTCCACGCGCAAAAGGTCGGACGCGTCATCGCGCGGCCCTTCCTCGGCGACGAGGCGTCGGGCTTCAGCCGCACGTCGAACCGCCGCGACTATGCCATCGCGCCACCCGCGCCCACGCTCTGCGACTGGGCGCACGATGCCGGGCGCGAGGTTCATTCCGTGGGCAAGATCGCCGACATCTTTTCGATGCGGGGCATCGACACCCGCGCCAAGGGCACCGATGCAGAACTGCTCGACCATCTGCACGCCCGGATGGACGATGCCGCGCCCGGATCGTTCACCTTCGCCAATTTCGTCGAATTCGACAGCCTCTACGGCCACAGGCGCGACGCGGACGGCTATGCCCGGCACCTCGAATGGTTCGATGCGGGCCTGCCCGGCCTGATCGATCGGCTCGGCCCCTCCGACATCCTCGTCATCACCGCCGATCACGGCAACGACCCGACCTGGCGCGGCACGGATCACACGCGTGAATGCGTGCCCGTCCTCGTCGCGGGGCGCGGGGCGGGGCGGATCGGCCCTTGCGCCTTCGTCGATGTCGCGGCAAGCATCGCCGCGCATCTGGGCCTACCCGAGACCGGCCCTGGAAGGAGCTTTCTGTGA
- a CDS encoding adenosine deaminase, with product MTEDLPRIELHLHLEGAAPPAFIRGLAAEKDVDLSSIFDDRGNYSYRDFNDFLRIYEAACTVLRTPDDFARLTRAVLEQSAAQGVAYTEIFVSPDFCGGRDLGAWRDYLAAIREAAGDVPEIEMRTIATIIRHFGPDAARETARCAAETAGDFVTGFGMGGDEFAGHPRDFAYAFDMAREAGLGLTSHAGEWGGAKSVRDTLDHLRVSRIGHGIAAIEDAALVERLARDGITLEVCPGSNVALRAVRGWRDHPVERLREAGVPLTVSTDDPPFFHTTMTHEHERLAETFGWERETFADIARTAARAAFCDEETRSALLARIDA from the coding sequence GTGACCGAAGACCTGCCGCGGATCGAACTGCATCTCCATCTCGAAGGCGCGGCCCCGCCCGCCTTCATCCGCGGCCTCGCCGCCGAGAAGGACGTTGACCTGTCGTCGATCTTCGATGATCGCGGAAACTATTCCTACCGCGATTTCAATGACTTCCTCCGCATTTACGAGGCGGCCTGCACGGTCCTGCGAACGCCCGACGACTTCGCCCGCCTGACCCGCGCCGTGCTCGAGCAATCGGCGGCCCAAGGCGTCGCCTATACCGAGATCTTCGTTTCGCCCGATTTTTGCGGCGGTCGCGACCTGGGGGCCTGGCGCGATTATCTCGCCGCCATCCGCGAGGCGGCCGGGGACGTTCCCGAGATCGAGATGCGGACCATCGCCACGATCATCCGCCATTTCGGCCCCGACGCCGCCCGCGAGACGGCGCGCTGCGCGGCCGAGACGGCGGGCGATTTCGTGACCGGCTTCGGCATGGGCGGGGACGAGTTCGCCGGCCATCCGCGCGACTTCGCCTATGCGTTCGACATGGCGCGCGAGGCCGGGCTCGGCCTCACCTCCCATGCGGGCGAATGGGGCGGGGCGAAATCCGTCCGCGACACGCTCGACCATCTGCGGGTCTCCCGCATCGGCCACGGCATCGCGGCGATCGAGGATGCGGCGCTCGTTGAACGGCTCGCCCGCGACGGCATCACGCTCGAGGTCTGCCCGGGATCGAACGTGGCGCTCCGGGCCGTTCGCGGCTGGCGCGACCATCCGGTCGAACGTCTGCGCGAAGCGGGCGTGCCGCTCACCGTCTCGACCGACGATCCGCCCTTCTTCCACACGACGATGACGCACGAGCACGAGCGTCTGGCCGAGACCTTCGGCTGGGAGCGCGAGACCTTCGCCGATATCGCCCGCACCGCCGCCCGCGCCGCCTTCTGCGACGAGGAGACGCGTTCCGCGCTCCTCGCGCGCATCGACGCCTGA
- the upp gene encoding uracil phosphoribosyltransferase — protein sequence MQHLTIVDHPLIQHKLTLMRDRTSSTALFRALLREISQLLAYEITRDLPVTTTRIDTPIEPMDAPTLDGRKLALISILRAGNGMLDGMLELIPSARVGFVGLYRDEETLQPVEYYFKVPDLMDERVVIAVDPMLATGNSSAAAIDRLKAAGARDIRFLCLLASPEGVARMKEAHPDVPIVTAALDARLNEKGYIVPGLGDAGDRMFGTK from the coding sequence ATGCAGCATCTCACGATCGTCGATCACCCGCTGATCCAGCACAAGCTGACCCTGATGCGCGACAGGACCTCCTCCACCGCGCTCTTCCGGGCGCTCCTGCGCGAGATCAGCCAGCTCCTCGCCTACGAGATCACGCGCGACCTTCCGGTGACGACCACGCGCATCGACACCCCGATCGAGCCGATGGACGCCCCGACGCTCGACGGGCGCAAGCTGGCCCTCATCTCGATCCTGCGGGCCGGGAACGGGATGCTTGACGGGATGCTCGAACTCATCCCGTCGGCGCGGGTGGGGTTCGTCGGGCTCTATCGCGACGAGGAGACGCTTCAGCCGGTCGAGTACTATTTCAAGGTTCCCGACCTGATGGACGAGCGTGTGGTGATCGCGGTCGATCCCATGCTCGCCACCGGCAACAGCTCGGCCGCCGCGATCGACAGGCTCAAGGCGGCGGGCGCGCGCGACATCCGGTTCCTCTGCCTGCTCGCCTCCCCCGAGGGCGTCGCGCGGATGAAGGAAGCGCATCCCGACGTGCCGATCGTCACCGCCGCGCTCGATGCGCGGCTGAACGAAAAGGGCTATATCGTGCCCGGACTGGGCGATGCAGGCGACCGGATGTTCGGCACCAAATAG
- a CDS encoding 3-hydroxyacyl-CoA dehydrogenase NAD-binding domain-containing protein, whose product MTDFTMETDADGVAIITWDAKSKSMNTLTEEAFALVEGMIDEALADDAVKGIVITSGKKDFAGGMDLNVLANIRERSGDAPAQALFDFTMEGHRILRKIERAGADPKTNKGGKPVACALPGTCAGIGTEIALACHRRFMTDDPKARIGLPEIMVGLFPGAGGTTRFSRMVGVMAAAPVLLEGKMMEPRAAKGAGLIDEVTADPLSDARAWVLQAGDADIVKPWDQKGWKMPGGAPYHPAGFMTFVGASAMVNGKTQGVYPAAKALLSAVYEGALVPFDTALRIEARHFVSVLMDPSSSAMIRSLFLNKQALEKGANRPDVPDQKVRKLGIMGAGMMGAGIAYVAANAGIDVVLIDREQADADRGKSHAEGILQKGVSRRKVTEEKKAEVLGRINATTEYEALSGCDLVIEAVFEDPGIKAEVTRAVEAAVGPDCIIATNTSTLPIGDLAKASGRPGDFIGIHFFSPVDKMMLVEIIKGAGTGDRAVAKALDFVRQIRKTPIVVNDARFFYANRCIIPYINEGVRMVGEGVNPALIENAARMLGFPLGPLQLIDETSIELGVRIARATRAAMGDAYPDGAVDEVLFAMADEGRMGRKAGAGFYDYGTDGKRQGLWHGLSERYGSDDTDQPELTRVQHRLMMAGVLEAVRAFEDGVLEDIREGDVGAILGWGFAPWSGGPFGWLDMIGAARAVEICETLEAAEGPRFACPALLREMAEDKQGFYARFGDGSARAAA is encoded by the coding sequence ATGACCGACTTCACGATGGAGACGGATGCCGACGGCGTCGCGATCATCACCTGGGACGCGAAGTCGAAGTCGATGAACACCCTGACCGAGGAGGCCTTCGCCCTCGTCGAGGGGATGATCGACGAGGCGCTCGCCGACGACGCGGTCAAGGGCATCGTCATCACCTCCGGCAAGAAGGATTTCGCGGGCGGGATGGATCTGAATGTGCTCGCCAATATCCGCGAGCGGTCGGGCGACGCGCCCGCGCAGGCGCTCTTCGACTTCACGATGGAGGGGCACCGCATCCTGCGAAAGATCGAGCGCGCGGGTGCCGATCCCAAGACCAACAAGGGCGGCAAGCCCGTGGCCTGCGCCCTGCCCGGCACATGCGCGGGCATCGGCACCGAGATCGCGCTGGCCTGTCACCGCCGCTTCATGACCGACGATCCCAAGGCCCGGATCGGCCTGCCCGAGATCATGGTGGGCCTCTTTCCCGGCGCGGGCGGCACGACGCGGTTCAGCCGCATGGTCGGCGTCATGGCCGCCGCGCCCGTCCTGCTCGAGGGCAAGATGATGGAGCCCAGGGCCGCGAAGGGCGCGGGCCTGATCGACGAAGTCACGGCCGACCCGCTCTCCGATGCCAGGGCATGGGTGCTGCAGGCGGGCGACGCCGACATCGTCAAACCCTGGGACCAGAAGGGCTGGAAGATGCCCGGCGGCGCGCCCTATCACCCGGCGGGCTTCATGACCTTCGTCGGGGCCTCGGCGATGGTGAACGGCAAGACCCAAGGGGTCTATCCGGCGGCCAAGGCGCTCCTCTCGGCGGTCTACGAGGGCGCGCTCGTTCCCTTCGACACCGCCCTCAGGATCGAGGCCCGCCATTTCGTCAGCGTGCTGATGGACCCGTCCTCCTCGGCAATGATCCGGTCGCTCTTTCTCAACAAGCAGGCGCTCGAGAAGGGCGCGAACCGGCCCGACGTGCCGGACCAGAAGGTCCGAAAGCTCGGCATCATGGGCGCGGGCATGATGGGGGCCGGCATCGCCTACGTCGCGGCGAATGCCGGGATCGACGTCGTGTTGATCGACCGGGAACAGGCCGATGCCGACCGCGGCAAGTCGCATGCCGAGGGCATCCTCCAGAAGGGCGTGAGCCGCCGCAAGGTCACCGAGGAGAAGAAGGCCGAGGTGCTGGGCCGGATCAACGCGACCACCGAATACGAGGCGCTGTCGGGCTGCGACCTCGTGATCGAGGCCGTGTTCGAGGACCCCGGCATCAAGGCCGAGGTCACCCGCGCGGTCGAGGCCGCCGTGGGCCCCGACTGCATCATCGCGACCAATACCTCGACCCTGCCGATCGGCGATCTCGCGAAGGCGAGCGGACGACCCGGCGATTTCATCGGCATCCATTTCTTCTCGCCCGTCGACAAGATGATGCTGGTCGAGATCATCAAGGGGGCCGGGACCGGCGACCGCGCGGTGGCCAAGGCGCTCGATTTCGTGCGGCAGATCCGCAAGACGCCGATCGTCGTGAACGACGCGCGGTTCTTCTACGCCAACCGCTGCATCATCCCCTATATCAACGAGGGCGTCCGCATGGTCGGCGAAGGGGTCAACCCCGCGCTGATCGAGAACGCGGCACGGATGCTGGGCTTCCCGCTCGGGCCGTTGCAGCTCATCGACGAGACCTCGATCGAACTCGGCGTCCGCATCGCCCGCGCGACCCGCGCCGCGATGGGCGATGCCTATCCCGACGGTGCCGTGGACGAGGTCCTCTTCGCCATGGCCGACGAGGGGCGGATGGGCCGCAAGGCGGGCGCGGGCTTCTACGATTACGGCACCGACGGCAAGCGGCAGGGCCTCTGGCACGGCCTGTCCGAGCGCTACGGCAGCGACGATACCGACCAGCCGGAGCTGACCCGCGTGCAGCACCGCCTGATGATGGCGGGCGTGCTCGAGGCGGTGCGCGCCTTCGAGGATGGCGTGCTCGAGGATATCCGCGAGGGCGATGTGGGCGCGATCCTCGGATGGGGCTTCGCCCCCTGGTCCGGTGGTCCGTTCGGTTGGCTCGACATGATCGGCGCGGCCCGCGCGGTGGAGATCTGCGAGACGCTCGAGGCGGCGGAAGGCCCGCGCTTCGCCTGTCCCGCCCTCCTGCGCGAGATGGCTGAGGACAAACAGGGCTTCTACGCCCGGTTCGGCGACGGCTCCGCACGCGCTGCGGCCTGA
- a CDS encoding acetyl-CoA C-acetyltransferase, with translation MNDAYIYDAVRSPRGKGRKDGALHEVTSVRLSAQILDAIAQRNGLEGHAVEDVIWGNVTQVAEQGGCLARTAVLASSLDERIPGVSINRFCASGLEAVNMAAAQIRGGAGHGYIAGGVEMMGRVAMGSDGAAIAVDPSVAMETYFVPQGISADIIATEYGFSRDDADAFAVESQKRAAAAWAEDRFQKSIIEIKDRNGLSILGHDEHMRPGTDMQALGALAPSFKDMGETMPGFDKVALMKYPHLERIAHVHHAGNSSGIVDGAAGLLIGDAEFGRAHGLKPRARIRATAKIGTDPTIMLTGPVPVTEKILRDSGMEIGDIDLFEVNEAFSAVVLRFMQAFGVDHARVNPNGGAIAMGHPLGATGAIILGTLLDEMERTDRETGLATLCVASGMGAATILERV, from the coding sequence ATGAACGACGCCTATATCTACGATGCCGTGCGCAGCCCGCGCGGAAAGGGGCGCAAGGACGGCGCGCTGCACGAGGTGACGAGCGTGCGTCTGAGCGCGCAGATCCTCGACGCGATCGCCCAGCGCAACGGGCTTGAGGGGCACGCGGTCGAGGACGTGATCTGGGGCAACGTCACGCAGGTCGCCGAACAGGGCGGCTGTCTCGCCCGGACCGCCGTGCTGGCCTCCTCCCTCGACGAGCGGATCCCCGGCGTCTCGATCAACCGCTTCTGCGCGAGCGGGCTGGAGGCCGTGAACATGGCCGCCGCCCAGATCCGCGGCGGGGCCGGCCACGGCTATATCGCGGGCGGTGTCGAGATGATGGGCCGCGTCGCCATGGGCAGCGACGGGGCCGCCATCGCCGTCGATCCGAGCGTCGCGATGGAGACCTATTTCGTACCGCAGGGCATCTCGGCCGACATCATCGCCACCGAATACGGATTCTCCCGCGACGATGCCGACGCCTTCGCCGTCGAGAGCCAGAAGCGCGCCGCCGCCGCCTGGGCCGAAGACCGGTTCCAGAAGTCGATCATCGAGATCAAGGACCGCAACGGCCTCTCGATCCTGGGCCATGACGAGCACATGCGCCCCGGCACCGACATGCAGGCCCTGGGCGCGCTCGCGCCGTCCTTCAAGGACATGGGCGAGACGATGCCGGGCTTCGACAAGGTCGCACTCATGAAATACCCGCATCTCGAGCGGATCGCGCATGTCCACCATGCCGGCAATTCCTCGGGCATCGTCGACGGCGCGGCGGGCCTGCTGATCGGCGACGCGGAATTCGGCCGCGCGCACGGCCTCAAGCCCCGCGCCCGGATCCGCGCGACGGCCAAGATCGGCACCGATCCGACGATCATGCTGACGGGCCCCGTCCCCGTGACCGAGAAGATCCTGCGCGACAGCGGCATGGAGATCGGCGACATCGACCTCTTCGAGGTGAACGAGGCGTTCTCGGCCGTGGTGCTGCGCTTCATGCAGGCCTTCGGGGTCGACCATGCGCGCGTGAACCCCAACGGCGGGGCGATCGCCATGGGGCATCCGCTGGGGGCGACGGGCGCGATCATCCTCGGCACGCTTCTGGACGAGATGGAGCGCACCGACCGCGAGACCGGGCTCGCCACGCTCTGCGTAGCTTCTGGAATGGGGGCCGCGACAATCCTCGAGCGGGTCTGA
- a CDS encoding glutathione S-transferase, which produces MTIELHCFGESGNAYKAAIALELTGLDWRPVFVDFFNGETRTDEWREAHNVMGEVPVMVDGDLRLTQSGVIQQHIVERTGRLGGAPAEAAEVLRWQFWDNHKLSGQAGATRFLMNFLPEDKRPGPVIDFMRNRLQGTYQVLDTHLADRDWIVGRDVTVADLSCCSYLFYPEPFGFERADWPAIDRWLSAIEALPGWKHPYDLMPRRPEPQGEAT; this is translated from the coding sequence ATGACGATCGAACTTCACTGCTTCGGAGAATCCGGAAACGCCTACAAGGCGGCCATCGCACTCGAACTGACGGGCCTCGACTGGCGGCCGGTCTTCGTCGATTTCTTCAATGGCGAAACCCGCACCGATGAATGGCGCGAGGCGCACAACGTCATGGGCGAGGTTCCCGTGATGGTCGACGGCGATCTGCGTCTCACCCAGTCGGGCGTCATCCAGCAGCACATCGTGGAACGGACGGGCCGGCTCGGCGGCGCGCCGGCCGAGGCGGCGGAGGTGCTGCGCTGGCAATTCTGGGACAATCACAAGCTCAGCGGACAGGCCGGCGCGACGCGGTTCCTGATGAACTTCCTGCCCGAGGACAAGCGCCCCGGGCCCGTGATCGACTTCATGCGGAACCGCCTGCAGGGGACCTACCAGGTTCTCGACACGCATCTCGCGGATCGCGACTGGATCGTCGGCCGCGACGTCACCGTCGCCGATCTCTCCTGCTGTTCCTACCTGTTCTACCCCGAGCCCTTCGGCTTCGAGAGGGCCGACTGGCCCGCGATAGACCGGTGGCTCTCCGCGATCGAGGCGCTGCCGGGCTGGAAACATCCCTACGACCTGATGCCGCGCCGCCCGGAGCCCCAAGGAGAAGCGACATGA